The genomic segment GTGTGCTGTGGTTGTGCGTGTGAGTGTTGAGATTAGATCTGTATTTAAAGCTTTTCCCGCACTCTGGACACTTATAGGGTCTCTCTCCTGTGTGGATGCGCTGGTGGCGCTTCAATAGTGAACTGCTTTTAAAGTTCTTTGCACACTGAGGACATTTATAGGGTCTCTCTCCTGTGTGGATGCGCTGGTGGCGCTTCAATACTGAACTGCTTTTAAAGTTCTTTGCACACTGAGGACATTTATAGGGTCTCTCTCCTGTGTGGATGCGCAGGTGCAGCTTCAATTCATAACTtcttttgaagctcttcccgCACTCTGGACACTTATAGGGTCTCTCTCCTGTGTGGATGCGCTGGTGCTGTTTCAATTCAGTActgcttttgaagctcttcccacactcaggACATGTAAAGGGTCTCTCCCCTGTGTGGATGCGCTCGTGGTGCATCAAATCAGA from the Meleagris gallopavo isolate NT-WF06-2002-E0010 breed Aviagen turkey brand Nicholas breeding stock unplaced genomic scaffold, Turkey_5.1 ChrUn_random_deg7180001694543, whole genome shotgun sequence genome contains:
- the LOC104917392 gene encoding zinc finger protein 572-like; this translates as TGERPFKCPECGKSFKRTSELNQHQRIHTGERPYRCSECGKSFQRTSDLMHHERIHTGERPFTCPECGKSFKSSTELKQHQRIHTGERPYKCPECGKSFKRSYELKLHLRIHTGERPYKCPQCAKNFKSSSVLKRHQRIHTGERPYKCPQCAKNFKSSSLLKRHQRIHTGERPYKCPECGKSFKYRSNLNTHTHNH